ttttcttgcatattCCGAAAATTTCTCAGTAACCAAACAAGGCAAAACGAAGAAGAGGAAACGAATACAGAGGGATAAAATTGCCTCACCAGTGCTCAATCACAATGGTCTTCTTGTTTGACTCCTCACCATCATTCTCCTCAGCTTCGTCTCCTTCGACCTCATCTTTCTCGCCCTCAGTCTCAGCCCCCTCCGTTTCCTCACCATCATTCTCCTCAGCTTCGTCTCCTTCGACCTCCTCTTTCTCGCCCTCGGCCTCAGCCCCCTCCTCGCTCTCTTCGgccttctccttctcttcctccacATCTTCCCCTTCCGCTTCCGCTTCGtctttctctccctcttccgccttctctttcttcggctccttcttcttctgagCTCCCTTGGCCTTCTTCCGCGCCGGAAACTCGGGACGTGACTCAACTGGGTTTGCACTCGAAGCTTCCCGAGTCAAGCTCCGAGTCACTCGCCGAGTGGAGCTGTGAGTCACCACCGTGGTCGTCACCGTGGTCACCTCGGCCGGCTCCTCTTTCTGATTCTTGCGTTTCCTCGGCGCCATTTTCACAAAATCCACAAACCCTAACAGACTAGCAGAGctcggagagagagagagagttgcgTTTAGCTTCTCTCACAAGCAAAGGCAACGAAACGGAAAACTGACTCGCTCCGGCTGAGTGTGGTGTTGTTTTTGTACCTGACAGATGGCTCGCagataatttttcattttcccgCGCTTTCACTGATCGCGTATTTGAACAGACGGCTACGATTTGCTCATAGGGTAGTGAATGACTGTAGGCCGTCGATGGATGAGCGAGTACGGTGTAGCAGTGATCTGTGACTCCTGATGGGAAATGAAAAGGCTTTTTGGGGGTCGAACCACGTCCAcacaatttctctctcttataaGGACACGCTCATCAAGAcataaaatagtttttttatttctttcagattgatgtatatatatatatatatatatcaatataaaaaatatttttttttattgtttttttatttataattattttgtaagAAGTAGTtagagttttaaaaatttatatcttAAATCCAACTTTCTACTCTCTTgtgtaattaagaaaaaaaggttCTCATTTTACTAAATGACAAAAGGATGAATTTCATGCttttctaaaattaattgagagGATTGATTTGGTGTTTACCAAGTTTTATGTGTTTGATtgattcaaatttgagtttattttATGTGTTATTATATATTCGAAGATTCTTTAgtaagtattttatattaaagTTGGTTACATACTTCTAATCTAGGTTGTTAGATTGCATTCATTAATCTCTTTGATGCAATTTAACGAccgaaattaaaaatatttaaaaaattgcaGTCAATATCCATAAGATAAGTTTAGCTGTTGAGCAGTTGTAATTACTGAAGTGAGCTTAACACTCTTGGTATTTGCACGTAAAAAATGAAACACTTGAAAATGAATGCATTTATAATTCAATATTCAATCATTTAAaacacataaataataaatagaaaacatgCTATCAGTATCA
The window above is part of the Prunus dulcis chromosome 1, ALMONDv2, whole genome shotgun sequence genome. Proteins encoded here:
- the LOC117614236 gene encoding protein FAM9A-like; its protein translation is MAPRKRKNQKEEPAEVTTVTTTVVTHSSTRRVTRSLTREASSANPVESRPEFPARKKAKGAQKKKEPKKEKAEEGEKDEAEAEGEDVEEEKEKAEESEEGAEAEGEKEEVEGDEAEENDGEETEGAETEGEKDEVEGDEAEENDGEESNKKTIVIEHCKQCNSFKTRANQVKGGLEKGVPGITVLINPDKPRRGCFEIREEGGETFISLLGMKRPFKPMKDLNMEEVIGNIIEKIK